One genomic region from Muriicola soli encodes:
- a CDS encoding TonB-dependent receptor: MKKIYFALAAFLMTAMAFSQGVTTSAISGKIIDEAGEPLGGASIVAVHVPTGSTYGAAADFDGFYRISNMRSGGPYTITFSYIGFTDNVKNEIYLTLGRASQFNVRLSESATALEEVVISASASGVFGSNKTGTETTVSRRDVATLPAASRSIADFVRITPQAQVTEGNDGFSVSLAGQNNRYNAIYIDGAVNNDVFGLAGSGTNGGQTGVNPFSVDAIETFQINIAPFDVRQSGFSGGSINAITRSGSNNWEGSAYAFVRNESLAGKTPTALTNDGDTREKLADFSALTYGVRVGGPLVKDKVFFFLNYERQDDETPQPFNISNYTGRSSAADLNNLSSFLVSNYGYDPGIFDNNTRTLAGDKLTAKIDWNINQNNKLSFRYGYVGADNLEARNSGNFGIGFINGSESFETQTHSIALELNSRFGNKFSNSFILGYTQVRDDRDPLGDPFPTVDIQDGSGTISFGAEPFSTANLLDQDVLTLTNNFEIYSGAHTVTLGTNLEFAQVKNLFFAFNYGDYTFEDQFDGSGTLTSSGLNQFLTGQDADVYQHGYSLVGTGVVGDESAGASEFDTFQAGFYIQDDWQMTDDFKLSFGARIDIPYWSDGVENDDFNDRTVPLLEAAGKDVQGARVGQGIDPTPMFAPRLGFNWDVNGKGTTQVRGGVGVFTSRLPLVWPGGTYNNNGITGGFMFEFGQPFEPNVNNQFEDPAPGSGGTGGNVDLIAKDFKLPQVAKFNIAVDQKLPIWNLILSGDFLYTNVITDIYYENLNLKSASGTYAGADNRPFYDRRDEIDPTYRGVYLASNTGGGYATNTTFTLRKPFENGFSGQVSYSFGDSFKIFDGTSSQNSSQWRNIQTVNGKNSNLPVTRSDFALGNRITANASYEINWSDNVKTTFGVFYEGYQSQPYSFIYREGRDLLNDDSRDNALIYIPASQDEIVLADITDGSGNVEVSAAEQWNDLNTFINSIDYLRENRGKYAERNASRGIWNHIIDLKILQDFSLEFSGKTHTFQISADIFNFTNLINKDWGQRRFISSEVSPLTTVSTGATPEFQVNYGTVNDDGTPNITQIDDFGLASSRWQAQLGIRYIFN, translated from the coding sequence ATGAAGAAAATTTACTTTGCCCTTGCTGCTTTTTTAATGACAGCAATGGCTTTTTCACAAGGGGTTACCACTTCCGCCATCAGCGGAAAGATAATCGATGAAGCTGGCGAGCCACTGGGTGGAGCCAGTATTGTGGCAGTACACGTTCCTACGGGAAGTACTTACGGTGCAGCTGCTGATTTCGACGGTTTCTACCGAATCTCTAACATGAGATCAGGTGGGCCGTACACCATTACTTTCTCTTATATCGGATTTACCGATAATGTAAAAAATGAAATTTACCTGACACTGGGTAGGGCATCTCAATTCAATGTGCGCTTATCAGAATCGGCAACAGCACTGGAGGAAGTTGTAATCTCGGCTTCTGCTTCAGGAGTTTTTGGATCGAATAAAACAGGTACAGAGACCACGGTTTCCAGAAGAGATGTGGCTACACTACCTGCAGCTTCGCGATCTATTGCGGATTTTGTCCGTATCACGCCTCAGGCTCAGGTTACTGAAGGAAATGATGGATTCTCAGTATCCCTGGCAGGTCAGAACAACCGTTACAACGCTATCTATATTGATGGGGCGGTTAACAATGATGTGTTCGGTCTTGCAGGATCAGGAACCAACGGGGGACAAACCGGGGTGAATCCTTTCTCTGTGGATGCGATCGAAACCTTCCAGATCAACATTGCCCCGTTTGACGTTCGTCAATCAGGTTTCTCAGGAGGATCTATCAACGCAATTACACGTTCTGGATCTAACAACTGGGAAGGATCGGCTTATGCTTTTGTACGTAACGAAAGTCTGGCAGGAAAAACACCAACAGCACTAACTAATGATGGGGATACCCGTGAAAAGCTTGCCGACTTTAGTGCGCTTACTTACGGTGTTCGTGTTGGAGGTCCTTTAGTTAAGGACAAAGTATTTTTCTTCCTTAACTATGAAAGACAGGACGATGAAACGCCTCAGCCATTTAACATCAGCAACTATACCGGACGCTCATCTGCAGCAGACCTCAATAACCTAAGTAGTTTCTTAGTGAGCAATTACGGTTATGATCCGGGCATTTTTGACAATAACACTCGTACCCTGGCAGGAGACAAACTTACCGCCAAGATCGACTGGAACATCAACCAGAACAACAAGCTCTCTTTCCGCTATGGATATGTAGGGGCAGACAACCTTGAAGCTCGTAATTCAGGAAACTTCGGAATCGGATTTATCAACGGATCTGAGTCTTTCGAAACCCAGACCCATTCCATTGCTTTGGAATTGAACTCGCGTTTTGGCAACAAGTTTTCAAACAGTTTTATCCTTGGATACACTCAGGTTAGAGATGACAGGGATCCACTTGGAGATCCATTCCCAACCGTAGATATTCAGGATGGTTCAGGGACTATTTCTTTTGGAGCTGAACCTTTCTCAACCGCAAACCTTTTGGATCAGGATGTTCTTACCTTGACCAATAATTTTGAGATCTATTCAGGAGCGCATACCGTTACCTTGGGTACCAACTTAGAATTTGCTCAGGTAAAGAACCTGTTCTTTGCCTTCAACTATGGAGATTATACTTTTGAAGATCAATTTGATGGTTCCGGGACACTTACTTCCTCTGGTTTAAACCAATTCCTTACCGGGCAGGATGCCGATGTATATCAACACGGATATTCCCTCGTAGGAACAGGAGTCGTTGGTGACGAATCTGCCGGGGCATCAGAATTTGATACCTTCCAGGCAGGATTTTATATTCAGGACGACTGGCAGATGACTGATGATTTCAAATTGTCTTTCGGTGCCAGGATTGATATTCCTTACTGGAGTGACGGTGTAGAGAATGACGATTTTAATGATAGAACTGTTCCACTATTAGAAGCTGCAGGGAAAGATGTTCAGGGAGCAAGAGTTGGACAAGGAATAGACCCAACCCCAATGTTTGCCCCGCGTCTCGGCTTCAACTGGGATGTTAATGGCAAGGGGACCACCCAAGTTCGTGGTGGTGTGGGAGTTTTCACATCTCGTCTTCCTTTGGTATGGCCTGGAGGAACGTATAACAACAACGGTATCACCGGAGGGTTTATGTTTGAATTTGGTCAGCCATTTGAGCCCAATGTCAATAACCAGTTTGAAGACCCGGCTCCGGGATCAGGCGGAACTGGAGGTAATGTAGATTTGATTGCCAAAGACTTCAAATTGCCTCAGGTAGCTAAGTTTAATATTGCGGTAGATCAGAAATTACCGATTTGGAATCTTATTTTAAGCGGGGACTTTCTTTACACCAACGTGATAACCGATATCTACTATGAGAATCTAAACCTTAAATCAGCTTCAGGTACTTACGCCGGGGCGGATAACAGGCCATTCTATGACAGGAGAGATGAAATCGATCCTACATATCGGGGTGTCTACTTAGCCTCAAACACAGGTGGAGGATACGCAACAAACACCACCTTTACGCTTCGTAAGCCTTTTGAGAATGGATTCTCAGGACAGGTTTCGTATAGCTTCGGGGATTCGTTTAAAATCTTTGATGGTACATCTTCTCAGAACAGTTCACAATGGAGAAATATTCAGACAGTTAACGGAAAGAATTCAAACCTTCCTGTTACGCGTTCAGATTTTGCTCTTGGGAACAGGATCACGGCCAATGCTTCTTATGAAATTAATTGGAGTGATAACGTGAAGACCACTTTTGGAGTCTTCTATGAAGGGTATCAGAGTCAGCCTTACAGCTTTATTTACAGAGAAGGACGCGACTTGTTGAATGACGATTCAAGGGATAACGCACTTATTTATATCCCGGCTTCTCAAGATGAGATCGTTTTAGCAGATATCACTGATGGCAGTGGTAATGTTGAGGTTTCAGCTGCAGAACAGTGGAATGATCTTAATACCTTTATTAATAGCATTGATTACCTCAGAGAGAACCGAGGAAAATATGCGGAGAGAAATGCTTCAAGAGGAATCTGGAATCATATCATCGATTTAAAAATCCTTCAAGATTTTAGCCTTGAATTTAGCGGAAAGACACATACTTTCCAGATCTCGGCAGACATCTTTAACTTCACTAACCTTATCAATAAGGATTGGGGACAAAGAAGGTTTATCAGTTCTGAGGTGAGCCCGTTGACCACAGTTTCAACAGGAGCAACACCAGAATTCCAGGTGAATTACGGAACTGTCAACGATGACGGTACCCCGAATATCACTCAGATTGATGACTTCGGATTAGCATCTTCAAGATGGCAAGCTCAATTAGGGATCAGATATATCTTTAACTAG
- the pgi gene encoding glucose-6-phosphate isomerase: protein MPLEKINPTTTDAWKKLEKHYRETKDHHLKDLFKNDPDRAKRFSRQWQDFFVDFSKNRITDTTLETLFQLAKEVKLKDAIGKYFEGDIINETEGRAVLHTALRAGESEEILVDKENVVPEVYEVREHIRKFSDAVISGKLKGFTGKAFTDVVNIGIGGSDLGPVMVTEALKFYKNHLKTHFVSNIDGDHVEEILKEINPETTLFVIVSKTFTTQETLTNALTIKKWFLESASPKEIAKHFAAVSTNTEKIEEFGIASENVFPMWDWVGGRFSLWSAVGLSIALALGPDRFEELLEGAREMDEHFRTADFHDNIPVLLGLLSIWYNNFYGAETEAIIPYTQYLSRFSAYFQQGIMESNGKSTARDGSQISYQTGTIIWGEPGTNAQHAFFQLIHQGTKLIPADFIGYKTSLYGNTDHHQKLMANFFAQTEALMNGKNAEEVRAELEEKGLSDSEINKLLPFKLFDGNKPTNTLLIEKLSPRSLGALIAMYEHKIFVQGIIWNIFSYDQWGVELGKQLAATTLRDITSSEISSHDASTTQLLQNFKK, encoded by the coding sequence ATGCCTTTAGAAAAAATTAATCCAACCACTACCGACGCCTGGAAAAAGCTCGAAAAACACTATCGGGAAACCAAAGATCATCACCTAAAAGACTTATTTAAAAACGACCCGGATAGGGCAAAGCGATTCTCCAGACAGTGGCAGGATTTTTTTGTCGACTTCTCCAAAAACAGAATTACGGATACCACCCTGGAAACCTTGTTTCAACTCGCCAAAGAAGTAAAGCTAAAAGATGCAATAGGAAAGTATTTTGAAGGGGATATCATCAATGAGACCGAAGGGAGGGCAGTACTCCACACGGCTCTGAGAGCCGGAGAGTCAGAAGAAATCCTCGTCGACAAGGAAAATGTCGTTCCGGAAGTTTACGAAGTAAGGGAGCACATTAGAAAATTTTCTGACGCTGTCATTTCAGGCAAATTAAAGGGATTTACCGGTAAAGCTTTTACGGATGTAGTGAATATTGGAATCGGAGGATCTGATCTAGGTCCTGTAATGGTTACAGAGGCCCTAAAGTTTTACAAGAACCACCTCAAGACACACTTTGTCAGCAATATCGACGGCGATCATGTAGAGGAGATTCTGAAAGAAATCAATCCGGAAACCACCTTGTTCGTCATCGTCTCTAAAACTTTTACCACTCAGGAAACACTTACAAATGCCCTTACCATTAAGAAGTGGTTTCTAGAAAGCGCTTCGCCCAAAGAAATCGCCAAGCATTTTGCGGCGGTTTCCACCAACACGGAAAAGATTGAGGAATTTGGTATTGCCAGTGAAAACGTATTTCCAATGTGGGATTGGGTAGGTGGAAGATTTTCTCTCTGGAGTGCTGTGGGACTGTCTATCGCCCTGGCTTTGGGCCCGGACCGTTTTGAAGAGCTATTGGAAGGGGCACGTGAAATGGACGAGCATTTCAGGACAGCCGACTTCCATGATAACATCCCGGTCTTACTAGGACTTCTCAGTATCTGGTATAACAATTTTTACGGAGCCGAAACCGAAGCGATTATTCCCTATACCCAATACTTAAGTAGATTCTCCGCATATTTTCAGCAGGGGATCATGGAGAGCAACGGTAAGAGTACCGCCAGAGATGGATCGCAGATTTCATATCAAACCGGGACCATCATCTGGGGAGAACCGGGCACTAATGCCCAACACGCTTTCTTTCAATTGATCCACCAGGGGACTAAGCTTATCCCGGCCGACTTTATTGGTTACAAAACTTCTCTTTACGGGAATACGGATCACCATCAAAAGCTAATGGCAAACTTTTTTGCTCAAACAGAAGCCCTGATGAACGGCAAGAATGCAGAGGAAGTACGGGCAGAGTTAGAAGAAAAGGGCCTTTCTGATAGTGAGATAAATAAACTCTTGCCCTTTAAATTATTTGATGGGAATAAACCTACCAATACTCTCTTAATAGAGAAATTAAGTCCGAGAAGCCTGGGAGCGCTCATTGCGATGTACGAGCATAAAATATTTGTACAAGGTATAATTTGGAACATTTTCAGTTATGACCAGTGGGGGGTAGAATTAGGAAAGCAACTTGCCGCCACAACCCTGAGAGATATTACTTCTTCAGAAATCTCCAGTCACGATGCCTCTACAACGCAATTATTACAAAATTTTAAGAAGTAG
- a CDS encoding peptidoglycan DD-metalloendopeptidase family protein, producing MRKYWGLFLACMLLSSCGEEKSTASIADEDVDVQESIPERNIEKYGLNLSDFIVVEDTIRRGDIFGDLMTRNKVDYPKIYELTQRFKDTFDVRRIRVGNPYTILKSRDTSEVAQLFIYENDAINYTVVDFRDTVLAYKGRKKVKLVQREASGVIPKGGSLSDVIVKQNIDYLMVNELSGIYAWTIDFFKLDAGDKFRIIYEEKYINDSIYAGAGEVKAAYFEHRGEPFYAFAYHNDSLDIKEYYDQEANNLRRTFLRAPLKFGRLSSRYNLKRKIRYYGYKVRPHKGTDYAAPIGTPILATADGVVTESTRRGGNGKYVKIRHNGTYSTQYLHMKAQKVRRGEYVKQGDVIGWIGMTGNTGGPHVCYRFWKNGRQVDPLREKLPAAEPLAEILRPAYYEYMDPVKTQLDCIDFPEEQAEELLTLN from the coding sequence ATGCGAAAATACTGGGGCCTCTTTTTAGCATGTATGCTGCTATCTTCATGTGGTGAAGAAAAGTCTACTGCTTCTATAGCTGATGAAGATGTTGATGTTCAAGAATCTATCCCGGAAAGGAATATCGAGAAATACGGACTTAACCTTTCAGATTTCATCGTGGTTGAAGACACCATCAGAAGAGGTGATATTTTCGGTGACCTCATGACCCGTAACAAGGTAGATTATCCTAAAATCTACGAGCTCACACAAAGGTTTAAGGACACTTTCGATGTTAGGCGTATACGAGTGGGCAACCCCTATACCATTTTAAAATCGAGAGATACTTCCGAAGTCGCTCAGCTTTTTATTTATGAGAATGATGCCATTAATTATACGGTAGTCGACTTCAGGGACACCGTTCTGGCCTACAAAGGAAGAAAGAAAGTAAAACTTGTACAGCGAGAAGCATCCGGAGTAATTCCCAAAGGAGGATCTTTATCCGACGTTATTGTAAAGCAGAATATCGATTACCTGATGGTAAACGAATTATCGGGTATCTACGCATGGACTATCGATTTCTTTAAGCTCGATGCAGGAGATAAATTCCGGATCATTTACGAGGAAAAATATATCAATGACAGTATTTATGCCGGGGCAGGTGAAGTTAAAGCGGCCTACTTTGAACACAGAGGAGAACCGTTTTACGCCTTTGCCTACCACAATGATTCGCTCGATATCAAAGAATACTACGATCAGGAGGCCAATAACCTTCGCCGAACCTTTTTAAGAGCTCCGTTGAAATTTGGCCGACTGTCATCTCGCTATAACCTCAAACGAAAAATCAGGTATTACGGCTATAAGGTGAGACCCCATAAAGGAACAGATTACGCAGCGCCTATCGGTACGCCCATTCTCGCCACTGCCGATGGTGTGGTAACCGAGTCTACCCGTAGAGGAGGTAACGGGAAGTACGTAAAGATCAGACATAACGGTACATACAGTACACAGTACCTGCATATGAAAGCCCAAAAGGTCCGCAGGGGTGAATATGTAAAGCAGGGTGATGTAATTGGTTGGATCGGGATGACCGGTAATACCGGTGGACCCCATGTTTGTTACCGCTTTTGGAAGAACGGACGGCAGGTAGACCCGCTACGGGAAAAATTACCGGCTGCAGAACCTTTAGCAGAAATATTGAGACCGGCCTATTACGAGTATATGGATCCGGTAAAAACCCAACTCGATTGCATTGATTTTCCCGAAGAACAGGCAGAAGAACTTCTAACCCTCAACTAG
- a CDS encoding tryptophan 2,3-dioxygenase family protein, producing the protein MKKKEQIASQIEKLAEKYKDSGQDLSSYLDGLLYQRYLTYWDYIHLDTLLSLQVPRTYFPDEEIFIMYHQITELYFKLIIHEEKQIADDRSQEVSHFIEKVNRINNYYKALISSFSIMITGMEREQFLRYRMALLPSSGFQSAQYRMIELYATPLQNLVHETERNNFSQEDSIEELYEHIYWKKGATDINTGEKTLTLKQFEYRYTPRFIRIAKEVEDNTIYHKYLKLPEKSRNNKDLKDALRRMDLNANVNWPLMHMGSAYRYLSKGDKSIEATGGTNWKEYLPPSFQKVVFFPKLHAEQELENWGKQWIDHLFNPEKTT; encoded by the coding sequence ATGAAGAAAAAGGAGCAGATCGCATCTCAGATCGAAAAGCTGGCAGAGAAGTACAAAGATTCCGGACAGGATCTGAGCTCCTACCTCGACGGCCTGCTCTACCAGCGTTATCTTACGTACTGGGATTATATACATCTAGATACCCTGCTGAGCCTGCAGGTGCCCAGGACCTATTTTCCTGATGAGGAGATCTTTATAATGTATCACCAGATCACGGAATTGTACTTTAAACTCATCATACACGAAGAAAAACAGATCGCGGATGACAGGTCCCAGGAAGTATCCCATTTTATTGAAAAAGTAAACCGGATCAATAACTATTACAAAGCGCTGATCTCTTCCTTTAGTATTATGATTACCGGGATGGAAAGAGAGCAATTTCTGCGATACCGAATGGCGCTTTTGCCGTCCAGTGGATTTCAATCGGCGCAATACCGCATGATCGAATTATACGCTACTCCTCTTCAAAATCTGGTTCACGAAACTGAGCGAAACAATTTTTCGCAAGAAGACAGTATAGAAGAGCTGTACGAACATATTTACTGGAAAAAAGGCGCTACAGATATAAATACCGGAGAGAAAACCCTGACCCTCAAACAGTTTGAATATCGCTACACGCCCAGATTTATCAGGATAGCAAAAGAAGTGGAAGACAATACGATCTATCACAAATACCTGAAGTTACCTGAAAAAAGCCGGAATAATAAAGACCTTAAAGATGCGTTAAGGAGGATGGACCTCAATGCGAATGTAAATTGGCCGCTCATGCATATGGGCTCGGCCTACCGCTATCTCAGTAAAGGAGATAAGTCAATTGAAGCAACGGGAGGAACCAATTGGAAGGAATATTTACCGCCAAGTTTTCAAAAGGTGGTGTTTTTTCCGAAATTGCACGCCGAACAGGAATTAGAAAATTGGGGTAAACAATGGATAGATCACTTATTTAATCCCGAAAAAACAACCTAA
- a CDS encoding DUF3108 domain-containing protein, whose amino-acid sequence MKKKVFLVFLFLQGMLYAQNVHEAFKPGEWLKFRIHYGILNASYATLHVKTDSVGETPVYHVVGRGRTTGFASIFFKVDDTYESYFDMENGKPYRFVRKVDEGGYTKDIEINFDYNKKEALLDDKKNDKKFNFDLGENIQDLVSGFYFLRNNYEIGDLEIGKSIQLNMLYDDEGIFKFKLKFLGKDILRTKFGKVECLKFRPYVQAGRVFKEQESLTLWVSNDRNKIPIRIKADLAVGSLKADLDGYNGLKHQFKIIMD is encoded by the coding sequence ATGAAAAAGAAGGTATTTCTTGTGTTTCTTTTTCTCCAGGGGATGTTGTATGCGCAAAACGTGCATGAAGCATTTAAACCCGGGGAGTGGCTTAAATTCAGGATACATTACGGTATTTTGAATGCCAGCTATGCCACCCTGCATGTTAAAACAGACAGCGTTGGGGAGACCCCTGTATACCACGTCGTGGGCAGAGGGAGGACCACCGGATTTGCGAGTATTTTCTTTAAGGTTGACGATACCTATGAGAGCTATTTTGATATGGAAAACGGAAAACCGTATCGATTTGTCCGAAAAGTGGACGAAGGAGGCTATACCAAGGACATAGAAATCAACTTTGACTATAACAAAAAAGAAGCCCTGCTCGACGATAAAAAAAATGATAAAAAGTTTAATTTTGACCTAGGGGAAAACATACAAGACCTGGTGTCGGGCTTTTATTTCCTCAGAAATAATTACGAAATAGGAGACCTGGAGATTGGCAAGTCGATTCAACTAAACATGCTGTATGACGATGAAGGCATATTTAAGTTTAAACTGAAATTTCTTGGGAAAGACATACTGCGAACCAAATTTGGAAAAGTGGAATGTCTAAAATTCAGACCCTACGTACAGGCCGGCAGGGTATTTAAAGAACAGGAAAGCCTTACCTTGTGGGTGTCAAATGATAGAAACAAGATTCCTATCCGTATCAAGGCTGATCTGGCGGTAGGGTCGCTTAAGGCCGATCTCGACGGATACAATGGCTTAAAGCACCAGTTCAAGATCATAATGGATTAA
- the hppD gene encoding 4-hydroxyphenylpyruvate dioxygenase — MATLDNTSLHLPKENPAAEDFLPLLGTDHVELYVGNAKQAAYYYMGAWGFQPLAYAGLETGLKDRVSYVLQQDKIRLVLTSPLKSGGDINRHIDQHGDGVKAIALWVDDATKSYQETVKRGAESYFEPKTIKDDSGEVVLSGIHTYGETVHVFVERGKYKGVFMPGYKAWNPHYQPSDVGLKYIDHMVGNVGWNEMNKWCHFYAHVMGFAQLVSFDDKDISTEYTALMSKVMSNGNGRIKFPINEPAEGRKKSQIEEYIEFYNGAGVQHMALATDNIIETVSALRDRGVEFLTVPASYYEDVLDRVGEIDEDLAPLSELGILIDRDDEGYLLQIFTKPILDRPTMFIEIIQRKGAKSFGKGNFKALFEAIEREQESRGTL, encoded by the coding sequence ATGGCTACTTTAGATAACACCTCTTTACACTTGCCAAAGGAGAACCCGGCGGCAGAAGATTTCCTACCGCTGCTAGGGACAGATCACGTAGAACTCTACGTGGGGAATGCAAAACAGGCTGCCTATTACTACATGGGGGCATGGGGATTTCAACCCCTGGCCTACGCAGGTCTGGAAACCGGTTTAAAAGACAGAGTTTCTTACGTATTACAACAGGATAAAATTAGATTGGTGCTTACCTCTCCTTTAAAATCAGGCGGGGATATCAATCGGCATATAGACCAACACGGTGATGGTGTTAAAGCTATTGCCTTGTGGGTAGATGACGCAACAAAAAGTTACCAGGAAACCGTAAAAAGGGGAGCAGAATCCTATTTTGAACCCAAAACCATAAAAGATGATTCCGGAGAGGTGGTTCTCTCAGGGATCCACACTTACGGTGAAACTGTACATGTTTTTGTAGAAAGGGGTAAGTACAAAGGCGTATTTATGCCCGGGTATAAGGCCTGGAACCCACACTACCAGCCTTCAGATGTGGGACTTAAATACATTGACCATATGGTGGGAAATGTGGGATGGAATGAAATGAACAAATGGTGTCACTTCTATGCCCATGTTATGGGATTTGCACAATTGGTTTCTTTTGATGACAAAGACATATCAACAGAATACACCGCCCTGATGAGTAAGGTGATGAGTAACGGGAACGGAAGGATCAAATTCCCGATTAATGAACCTGCTGAAGGACGCAAAAAATCACAAATAGAAGAGTACATTGAATTCTATAACGGGGCAGGGGTACAGCACATGGCTTTGGCGACGGATAATATAATCGAAACCGTTAGTGCTTTAAGAGACCGCGGCGTAGAATTTCTGACGGTACCGGCATCTTATTACGAGGATGTTCTGGATCGGGTTGGGGAAATCGATGAGGATCTTGCCCCTTTGAGCGAACTCGGAATTCTGATCGATCGGGATGACGAAGGGTATTTATTGCAAATCTTTACCAAACCTATTTTGGACAGGCCTACCATGTTCATAGAGATCATACAGAGAAAAGGCGCCAAGTCTTTTGGGAAAGGGAATTTTAAGGCTCTTTTTGAAGCCATAGAACGAGAACAGGAATCAAGGGGAACCCTCTGA
- the uvrC gene encoding excinuclease ABC subunit UvrC, translating into MPELSVELQLTTLPESPGVYQFYDNNGKILYVGKAKNLKKRVTSYFTKSHENGKTRVMVKKINSLKHIVVPTESDALLLENNLIKKYKPRYNVLLKDDKSYPWICIKNERFPRIFPTRKLIKDGSEYYGPYTSMKTVKTLLDLIKSVYPLRTCNYDLSEEKIEAGKYKVCLEYHLGNCKGPCEGLQKEEEYHQQIGDIREIIKGNFKSSLHYFKREMKSLAADMQFEAAQQIKNKIEVLENYQVKSTIVNPKINNVDVFSIISDEAYAYINFLQLSHGSIIRSHTMEIKKKLEEADKDLLQLAIVEIRQRFQSQSKELYLPFPVSLPEDLKITVPKLGDKKKILDLSQRNAKFFRQERFKQVKITDPDRHVNRIMAQMKSDLRLSEEPRHIECFDNSNIQGSNPVAACVVFRDGKPAKKEYRHYNIKTVDGPDDFASMEEVVYRRYKRLLAEDASLPQLIVIDGGKGQLSSALKSLDILGLRGKIAIIGIAKRLEEIYFPGDPVPLYLDKKSESLKVIQQLRNEAHRFGITFHRNKRSKDAINSVLEAIDGIGDKTVEQLLKQFKSVKRIKEASLEDLSKEVGRAKAKKIYENFH; encoded by the coding sequence ATGCCAGAATTATCCGTAGAACTTCAGCTTACTACCCTCCCTGAGTCGCCCGGGGTATACCAGTTCTATGACAACAACGGAAAAATACTTTATGTAGGGAAGGCGAAAAATCTCAAAAAACGGGTTACTTCTTACTTTACCAAAAGCCATGAAAATGGCAAAACCCGGGTAATGGTTAAAAAGATCAATAGCCTGAAGCATATCGTGGTGCCTACAGAGTCGGATGCCTTGTTGTTGGAGAATAATCTGATTAAAAAATATAAGCCACGCTACAATGTGTTGCTGAAAGACGATAAGTCGTATCCCTGGATCTGCATTAAAAATGAGCGTTTTCCCAGGATATTCCCAACGAGGAAGTTGATCAAGGACGGCTCGGAATACTATGGGCCTTACACCAGTATGAAGACGGTAAAAACCCTTTTAGACCTTATAAAAAGTGTTTATCCGTTACGAACTTGCAACTACGACCTTTCTGAGGAAAAGATTGAAGCGGGAAAGTACAAGGTCTGCCTGGAATACCATCTTGGCAATTGCAAAGGGCCCTGTGAAGGATTGCAAAAGGAGGAAGAGTACCATCAGCAGATCGGCGATATCAGGGAGATCATCAAAGGGAACTTCAAATCTTCGCTACACTATTTTAAAAGGGAAATGAAATCACTGGCAGCGGATATGCAATTTGAAGCGGCCCAACAGATCAAGAATAAGATTGAGGTTTTGGAAAACTACCAGGTTAAATCCACCATTGTCAATCCAAAAATCAATAATGTAGATGTCTTTTCCATTATTTCGGATGAAGCCTATGCCTACATAAACTTTTTACAGCTCTCCCATGGTTCCATCATCAGATCACATACCATGGAGATTAAGAAAAAGCTGGAAGAAGCCGACAAGGATTTGTTGCAACTCGCTATTGTTGAAATCAGGCAACGATTTCAATCCCAATCAAAGGAGCTTTATCTGCCTTTTCCGGTAAGTCTGCCGGAAGACCTGAAAATAACGGTTCCCAAATTGGGGGATAAAAAGAAGATCCTCGATCTCTCACAGCGCAATGCGAAATTTTTCAGGCAGGAAAGATTTAAACAAGTTAAGATCACTGACCCTGACCGCCACGTAAATCGCATAATGGCTCAAATGAAATCCGACCTCCGACTATCCGAAGAACCAAGGCATATAGAGTGTTTTGACAATTCTAATATTCAGGGGAGCAATCCCGTTGCGGCCTGTGTGGTTTTCAGAGATGGAAAACCTGCCAAGAAAGAATATCGTCATTACAATATTAAAACCGTAGACGGCCCGGACGATTTTGCCTCAATGGAAGAGGTGGTATATCGGCGGTATAAACGCCTGCTGGCTGAGGATGCCTCCCTTCCCCAGTTAATCGTTATCGACGGGGGTAAAGGGCAACTATCATCAGCTTTAAAAAGCCTGGATATTTTAGGCCTCAGGGGCAAAATAGCTATTATTGGGATCGCCAAAAGACTGGAGGAAATTTACTTTCCCGGAGATCCGGTACCACTCTATCTCGACAAAAAATCGGAATCCCTTAAAGTCATACAGCAACTACGGAATGAAGCACATCGATTCGGGATCACCTTCCATCGAAATAAACGGAGTAAAGATGCTATTAATTCAGTACTTGAGGCTATTGACGGAATTGGTGATAAAACCGTAGAACAACTGTTGAAACAATTCAAATCGGTAAAGCGAATAAAAGAAGCTTCACTGGAAGACCTCAGCAAGGAGGTTGGACGGGCAAAGGCAAAGAAAATATATGAAAACTTTCATTAA